A region of Streptomyces sp. TG1A-60 DNA encodes the following proteins:
- a CDS encoding DUF5719 family protein, with amino-acid sequence MNRTTLSLIAGTTALAAVTGFAALSAPDASGGDTTARVAAQLPVQRTSLLCPQPSTSDLAETAYTSFTPVTEGTGSDGSAELMVAGKESTGKTGKNKSGKPVVAPKKPGKPVTGSTDGGDAPALIGTAEGRFAPGWTVQETTEVAAGTGRGLLGVNCTAPDTQFWFPGASTATGRTDYVHLTNPDDSAAVVDIELYGKDGALKSTVGEGITVQPRSSEPVLLSTLATAKETDLTVNVSVRSGRVAAAVQALDDKLGGDWLAAAADPAGSVVLPGIPEDATSVRLVVFAPGDTDADLKLRLASPNGPITPAGNETLHVKAGMTASADLGDITRGEAGSLLLTPTGQSTPVVAALRVVRGKGDNQETAFIQATRPVGTRATVADNRAKGTTLALTAPTRTAKVKVTASAGSGSGGATAKTFTIKAGTTQNVDMPAPTGLKGTYALTVEPAAGAPVYASRTLESRFDTVPAFTIQTLPDDRGTVAVPEAEQDLSVLQK; translated from the coding sequence TGTCCCTGATCGCCGGCACGACCGCCCTCGCCGCCGTCACCGGCTTCGCCGCGCTGAGCGCGCCCGACGCCTCCGGCGGCGACACCACCGCGCGGGTGGCCGCCCAACTGCCCGTGCAGCGCACGAGTCTGCTCTGCCCCCAGCCGAGCACCTCGGACCTCGCGGAGACCGCGTACACGTCCTTCACCCCCGTCACCGAGGGCACGGGGAGCGACGGAAGCGCCGAACTCATGGTGGCGGGCAAGGAGTCGACGGGCAAGACCGGCAAGAACAAGTCCGGCAAGCCCGTTGTCGCGCCCAAGAAGCCCGGCAAGCCCGTCACCGGCAGCACCGACGGCGGTGACGCACCCGCGCTGATCGGCACCGCCGAGGGCAGGTTCGCGCCCGGCTGGACCGTCCAGGAGACCACCGAGGTCGCCGCCGGCACAGGCCGAGGACTGCTGGGTGTCAACTGCACCGCCCCGGACACGCAGTTCTGGTTCCCGGGCGCCAGCACGGCCACGGGCCGCACCGACTACGTCCACCTCACCAACCCGGACGACTCGGCGGCCGTCGTCGACATCGAGCTCTACGGCAAGGACGGGGCCCTGAAGTCGACGGTGGGAGAGGGCATCACAGTCCAGCCGCGCTCCAGCGAACCGGTCCTGCTGTCGACGCTCGCCACGGCGAAGGAGACCGACCTCACGGTGAACGTCAGCGTCCGCAGCGGCCGGGTCGCCGCCGCGGTCCAGGCCCTCGACGACAAGCTGGGCGGGGACTGGCTCGCCGCAGCGGCCGACCCGGCCGGCAGTGTGGTCCTGCCCGGCATCCCGGAGGACGCCACCTCCGTACGCCTCGTCGTCTTCGCCCCCGGCGACACCGACGCCGACCTGAAGCTCCGCCTCGCCTCGCCCAACGGTCCGATCACTCCGGCGGGCAACGAGACGCTGCACGTCAAGGCGGGCATGACCGCCTCCGCCGACCTCGGCGACATCACCCGGGGCGAGGCCGGCTCCCTGCTCCTGACCCCGACCGGCCAGTCGACCCCCGTGGTGGCCGCCCTCCGCGTCGTCCGCGGCAAGGGTGACAACCAGGAGACGGCGTTCATCCAGGCCACCCGCCCGGTGGGTACGCGCGCGACGGTCGCCGACAACCGCGCCAAGGGCACCACCCTCGCCCTCACCGCCCCCACCCGCACGGCGAAGGTCAAGGTCACCGCCTCCGCCGGCAGCGGGTCCGGCGGGGCCACGGCCAAAACGTTCACGATCAAGGCCGGCACCACCCAGAACGTCGACATGCCCGCCCCGACCGGCCTCAAGGGCACCTACGCCCTCACCGTCGAACCGGCCGCCGGTGCCCCCGTCTACGCCTCCCGCACCCTGGAATCCAGGTTCGACACCGTCCCGGCTTTCACCATCCAGACCCTCCCGGACGACCGAGGCACGGTTGCGGTACCGGAGGCGGAACAGGATCTGTCGGTACTGCAGAAGTAG